The proteins below come from a single Elgaria multicarinata webbii isolate HBS135686 ecotype San Diego chromosome 11, rElgMul1.1.pri, whole genome shotgun sequence genomic window:
- the LOC134405905 gene encoding vomeronasal type-2 receptor 26-like: MNCLTIDPAPLAFESYQSGDFIIGGMVSQITSFSPAFNFKECPWQEFSEFRMVVTKFYQHILALDFAVNEINKNPKILPNVTLGFHIYDSYNDAQMTYRTTLDLLFKSHRFVPNYECDANKKLIAIIGALAFDASLHMAKLLNIYKIPQLTYGSYAQAESEMMQFPSFYRMVPNEAYQYKGIIRLFKYFGWTWVGLFVVDDDQGERFLQDFEPLLSENGICSDFTIPIPARASINRKLTKGDFIDNNYYRLIYFGKSKIFVIYGEIFTLMFIYYHLYEIEIPEHKENIFVGKVWIITAQIDFILADVSRDSNLQVFQGAIYFKIHSNELFGFEKFLQMLKPDWSKADDFLELFWEQAFDCSFPDPLVPYKVSGRCTGEERLENLPAHAFEMPMTGHSYSIYNAAYAVAHALHALCSSRANHRGMVGAKSVELKNLQPWQILPISVCSDSCQPGYRKTKVEGKKFCCYDCNRCPKGKISNQTSPDDCSECPEHLYPNKDQDECIPKVISFLSFEEPLGKSLASIAVSFSLITVLVLHTFIKHRDTPIVKANNRGLTYTLLVSLLLCFLSSLLFLGKPEKLTCLLQQPVFGLIFSVAVSCVLAKTITVVVAFMANKPGSTMRKWVGKRLATSIILSCSLIQVGICVVWLTTSPPFLDLDMQSVPEEITVQCHVGSAIMFYLVLGYMALLSIISFSVAFLARNLPDTFNESKFITFSMLMFCSVWLSFFPAYLSTKGKYMVAVEIFSILASSAGLLGCIFSPKCYILLFKPELNNRELIMGRKN, translated from the exons ATGAATTGTCTCACTATTGATCCTGCCCCTCTTGCATTTGAGTCATATCAGTCAGGGGACTTCATTATCGGTGGGATGGTTTCTCAGATTACTTCGTTTTCCCCAGCATTTAATTTCAAGGAATGTCCTTGGCAGGAGTTCTCTGAATTCAGAAT GGTGgtgacaaagttctaccagcacatcTTGGCCTTGGATTTTGCTGTCAATGAGATCAATAAGAATCCCAAGATCTTACCGAATGTCACACTTggattccacatctatgacagctacaaCGATGCTCAGATGACCTATCGTACCACCCTGGACCTTCTCTTCAAATCCCACAGATTTGTCCCCAACTATGAATGCGATGCCAACAAAAAACTAATAGCCATCATTGGGGCACTTGCCTTTGATGCCTCACTACACATGGCAAAACTATTAAAtatctacaagattccacag CTCACCTATGGCTCATATGCCCAAGCAGAGAGTGAAATGATGCAGTTCCCCTCTTTTTACCGCATGGTCCCAAATGAAGCCTATCAGTATAAGGGAATTATCCGCTTGTTTAAGTATTTCGGATGGACGTGGGTTGGGCTCTTTGTGGTGGATGATGATCAAGGAGAACGTTTCCTGCAGGACTTTGAGCCATTGCTTTCCGAGAATGGAATCTGTTCAGACTTCACAATACCAATCCCTGCCCGAGCAAGTATTAACAGAAAACTAACTAAAGGAGATTTTATAGACAATAATTATTATAGGCTTATCTATTTTGGGAAATCTAAAATATTTGTCATCTATGGTGAAATATTTACCTTAATGTTTATATATTATCATTTATATGAAATAGAAATTCCTGAACATAAGGAAAATATATTTGTTGGAAAGGTATGGATTATAACAGCCCAGATTGATTTTATACTAGCAGATGTAAGCCGGGATTCCAATTTGCAAGTGTTCCAAGGCGCCATATACTTCAAGATTCACTCAAATGAACTTTTTGGGTTTGAGAAGTTTCTTCAGATGCTAAAACCTGATTGGTCAAAAGCAGATGACTTCCTGGAGCTGTTCTGGGAACAAGCATTTGACTGTTCTTTCCCAGATCCCCTGGTACCTTACAAGGTCTCTGGAAGATGCACTGGGGAGGAGAGGCTGGAGAACCTCCCTGCGCATGCTTTTGAAATGCCCATGACCGGCCACAGCTACAGTATTTATAATGCAGCTTATGCtgtagcacatgctttacatgccctTTGCTCATCTCGGGCCAACCACAGAGGAATGGTGGGTGCCAAAAGTGTTGAACTAAAGAATCTGCAACCTTGGCAG ATCCTGCCAATTTCTGTATGTAGTGATTCCTGCCAACCTGGATATCGGAAGACAAAGGTGGAAGGGAAGAAGTTTTGCTGTTACGATTGTAATCGATGTCcaaaagggaagatttcaaatcaAACTA gccCTGATGACTGCTCTGAATGCCCAGAACATCTATATCcaaacaaagaccaagatgaatgCATCCCAAAAGTCATAAGCTTCCTGTCCTTTGAAGAACCCTTAGGGAAAAGTTTAGCTTCCattgctgtttctttttccttgatcACAGTCTTGGTGCTGCACACCTTTATTAAGCACAGGGAtacccccatagtcaaagccaacaatcgGGGCCTCACTTACACTCTCCTCGTCTCTCTCCTGCTTTGCTTCCTCTCTTCTTTGTTGTTCCTCGGAAAGCCTGAGAAACTGACTTGCCTTCTTCAACAACCAGTTTTTGGTttgatcttctcagtggctgtttcatgtgtgttggccaaaaccatcactgtggttgtAGCTTTCATGGCCAACAAGCCAGGGTCTACcatgaggaagtgggtgggaaaaAGACTGGCCACCTCCATTATTCTTTCTTGCTCCCTCATTCAAGTTGGCATTTGTGTTGTGTGGCTCAcaacctctcccccattcctGGATTTAGACATGCAGTCAGTCCCTGAAGAAATCACTGTGCAATGTCATGTAGGTTCTGCCATCATGTTTTATCTTGTCCTAGGCTACATGGCACTACTATCCATCATCAGCTTTTCTGTGGCTTTCTTAGCTAGGAATTTGCCAGACACCTTTAATGAATCCAAATTTATCACCTTTAGTATGCTgatgttctgcagtgtttggttGTCATTTTTTCcagcctacctgagcaccaagggcaaATACATGGTCgcagtggagatcttctctatcttagcttCTAGTGCTGGGTTGTTAGGCTGTATCTTCTCTCCAAAATGTTACATTCTTCTCTTCAAGCCTGAGCTGAACAACAGGGAACTGATAATGGGGAGAAAGAATTAG
- the LOC134405907 gene encoding vomeronasal type-2 receptor 26-like, producing the protein MNCLTIDPAPLAFESYQSGDFIIGGMVSQICTFSPAFNFKECPWQEFSEFRMVVTKFYQHILALDFAVNEINKNPKILPNVTLGFHIYDSYNDAQMTYRTTLDLLFKSHRFVPNYECDANKKLIAIIGALAFDASLHMAKLLNIYKIPQLTYGSYAQAESEMMQFPSFYRMVPNEFHQYKGIIRLFKYFGWTWVGLFVVDDDQGERFLQDFEPLLSENGICSDFTIPIPARGNINVKPTIADFIANNYYRLINFGKSKIFVIYGEIFTLMFMYYHLYEIEIPEHKENIFVGKVWIITAQIDFILADVSRDSNLQVFQGAIYFKIHSNELFGFEKFLQMLKPDWSKADDFLELFWEQAFDCSFPDTLVPYKVSGRCTGGERLENLPAHAFEMHMTGHSYSIYNAAYAVAHALHALCSSRANRRGMVCAKSAELKNLQPWQILPISVCRDSCQPGYRKTKVEGKKFCCYDCNPCPKGKISNQTSPDDCSECPEHLYPNKDQAECIPKVISFLSFEEPLGKSLASIAVSFSLITILVLHTFIKHRDTPIVKANNRGLTYTLLVSLLLCFLSSLLFIGKPEKLTCLLQQPVFGLIFSVAVSCVLAKTITVVVAFMANKPGSTMRKWVGKRLATSIVLSCSLIQVGICVVWLTTSPPFLDLDMQSVPEEITVQCHVGSAIMFYLVLGYMALLSIISFSVAFLARNLPDTFNESKFITFSMLMFCSVWLSFFPAYLSTKGKYMVAVEIFSILASSAGLLGCIFSPKCYILLFKPELNNRELIMGRKN; encoded by the exons ATGAATTGTCTCACTATTGATCCTGCCCCTCTTGCATTTGAGTCTTATCAGTCAGGGGACTTCATTATCGGTGGGATGGTTTCTCAGATTTGTACCTTTTCCCCAGCATTTAATTTCAAGGAATGTCCTTGGCAGGAGTTCTCTGAATTCAGAAT GGTGgtgacaaagttctaccagcacatcTTGGCCTTGGATTTTGCTGTCAATGAGATCAATAAGAATCCCAAGATCTTACCGAATGTCACACTTggattccacatctatgacagctacaaCGATGCTCAGATGACCTATCGTACCACCCTGGACCTTCTCTTCAAATCCCACAGATTTGTCCCCAACTATGAATGCGATGCCAACAAAAAACTAATAGCCATCATTGGGGCACTTGCCTTTGATGCCTCACTACACATGGCAAAACTATTAAAtatctacaagattccacag CTCACCTATGGCTCATATGCCCAAGCAGAGAGTGAAATGATGCAGTTCCCCTCTTTTTACCGCATGGTTCCAAATGAATTCCACCAGTATAAGGGAATTATCCGCTTGTTTAAGTATTTCGGATGGACGTGGGTTGGGCTCTTTGTGGTGGATGATGATCAAGGAGAACGTTTCCTGCAGGACTTTGAGCCATTGCTTTCCGAGAATGGAATCTGTTCAGACTTCACAATACCAATCCCTGCCCGAGGAAATATTAACGTTAAACCAACTATAGCAGATTTTATAGCCAATAATTATTATAGGCTTATCAATTTTGGGAAATCTAAAATATTTGTCATCTATGGTGAAATATTTACCTTAATGTTTATGTATTATCATTTATATGAAATAGAAATTCCTGAACATAAGGAAAATATATTTGTTGGAAAGGTATGGATTATAACAGCCCAGATTGATTTTATACTAGCAGATGTAAGCCGGGATTCCAATTTGCAAGTGTTCCAAGGCGCCATATACTTCAAGATTCACTCAAATGAACTTTTTGGGTTTGAGAAATTTCTTCAGATGCTAAAGCCTGATTGGTCAAAAGCAGATGACTTTCTGGAGCTGTTCTGGGAACAAGCATTTGACTGTTCTTTCCCAGATACCCTGGTACCTTACAAGGTCTCTGGAAGATGCACTGGGGGGGAGAGGCTGGAGAACCTCCCTGCGCATGCTTTTGAAATGcacatgactggccacagctacagtatTTATAATGCAGCTTATGCtgtagcacatgctttacatgccctTTGCTCATCTCGGGCCAACCGCAGAGGAATGGTTTGTGCCAAAAGTGCTGAACTAAAGAATCTGCAACCTTGGCAG ATCCTGCCAATTTCTGTCTGTAGAGATTCCTGCCAACCTGGATATCGGAAGACAAAGGTGGAAGGGAAGAAGTTTTGCTGTTACGATTGTAATCCATGTCcaaaagggaagatttcaaatcaAACTA gccCTGATGACTGCTCTGAATGCCCAGAACATCTATATCCAAACAAAGACCAAGCTGAATGCATCCCAAAAGTCATAAGCTTCCTGTCCTTTGAAGAACCCTTAGGGAAAAGTTTAGCTTCCattgctgtttctttttccttgatcACAATCTTGGTGCTGCACACCTTTATTAAGCACAGGGAtacccccatagtcaaagccaacaatcgGGGCCTCACTTACACTCTCCTCGTCTCTCTCCTGCTTTGCTTCCTCTCTTCTTTGTTGTTCATCGGAAAGCCTGAGAAACTGACTTGCCTTCTTCAACAACCAGTTTTTGGTttgatcttctcagtggctgtttcatgtgtgttggccaaaaccatcactgtggttgtAGCTTTCATGGCCAACAAGCCAGGGTCTACcatgaggaagtgggtgggaaaaAGACTGGCCACCTCCATTGTCCTTTCTTGCTCCCTCATTCAAGTTGGCATTTGTGTTGTGTGGCTCAcaacctctcccccattcctGGATTTAGACATGCAGTCAGTCCCTGAAGAAATCACTGTGCAATGTCATGTAGGTTCTGCCATCATGTTTTATCTTGTCCTAGGCTACATGGCACTACTCTCCATCATCAGTTTTTCCGTGGCTTTCTTAGCTAGGAATTTGCCAGACACCTTTAATGAATCCAAATTTATCACCTTTAGTATGCTgatgttctgcagtgtttggttGTCATTTTTTCcagcctacctgagcaccaagggcaaATACATGGTCgcagtggagatcttctctatcttagcttCTAGTGCCGGGTTGTTAGGCTGTATCTTCTCTCCAAAATGTTACATTCTTCTCTTCAAGCCTGAGCTGAACAACAGGGAACTGATAATGGGGAGAAAGAATTAG